From one Lasioglossum baleicum chromosome 11, iyLasBale1, whole genome shotgun sequence genomic stretch:
- the Impbeta11 gene encoding importin beta11 isoform X2 encodes MDASVIEVLQQAGSQDPNVLKPAEQTLEQWETERGFYTTLFNVFSNHSLTVNIRWMAILCFKNGVDRYWRKNAPNAIAEDEKEFLRQCLISNFEEPVNQLAVQLAALIAKIARYDCPREWGTLIPTLLDVVRGQNPLAQHRALLTLHHVIKALATKCLAPDRRLFIELTANVFSFILNLWNTYTESFFILVSNGADTNQIQEALEKALLLLRILRKLILHGFDTGSISQEATLFLEVVFERAQTCLECRKTLISRGVQLEACDKFTILLVKVLIGVHETHWSYGQVELMPTSVKFTVFYCFTDAGQNLTFERFTIQCLNLLKRVLMPHPPLRLFKRRDLEPVGRSKLRQIDLFTPETLREICSKLVTHYFLLTPADLELWDTDPENYFFDEVGEVSKYSLRPCSESVFSNIILQFSEILAPVLVNLMQRHHQPVDPNNLHAILLKDAVYNAVGLAAFHLYDEVNFDQWFSTTLIEELKIRNNNYRIIRRRVCWLIGRWSSIKLSRALRPKVYELMVEVLGSEEDLGVRLAASDALKLVIDDFQFNPEEFSPYLETACTLLFSLLKEVTECDTKMRVLYVLSFIIERVGSEINPYIGVLNSYLPILWQQSDQHTMLRCAIITALVHLEKALGPESVILQPLVIGVVAFSCDVNQDEHVYLLEDGLRLWSALLENTPAPTPAIMDLARNLCALLDQSGENLGSCLEIVEAYAILSPQEFLSQRGGQVVETLRSIMSDLRSEGVYMVLMIFETFMCAAARQGAEIIKPALVTVFENVYREEDSIQVMIICLIIVARVLWFYKDIFIQVISELTRKIGVNETREEEVLGKIIRVWVNQMQVVFQPERRKLLALALCSLLGANSPPSVLEHFPQIISNIVETLNDLTKLDNLEYDYIGFGIDSLTISGQSNLSEHVDEDYGNGHEQRKRRLALGDVITSISLKDTFQNQLLALRGIVGENQFNQMMSTLNPAIDKQLKFYITL; translated from the exons ATGGATGCCTCAGTGATAGAAGTGCTTCAACAAGCAGGTAGCCAAGATCCAAATGTTCTAAAGCCTGCTGAACAAACATTAGAACAGTGGGAAACTGAAAGAGGGTTCTATACTACATTATTT aaCGTATTCTCTAATCATTCCTTGACTGTTAATATTAGATGGATGGCAATTTTGTGTTTTAAGAATGGCGTTGATAGATATTGGAGAAAGAATGCACCAAA TGCGATTGCAGAGGATGAGAAAGAATTCCTTAGGCAATGTTTAATATCAAATTTTGAAGAACCTGTAAATCAATTAGCTGTACAATTGGCAGCTCTTATTGCTAAAATTGCAAG ATACGATTGTCCTAGAGAATGGGGTACATTAATTCCAACGTTACTGGACGTTGTAAGAGGACAGAATCCGTTGGCCCAGCACAGGGCACTGTTAACATTACATCATGTTATTAAGGCTTTAGCTACTAAATGTTTAGCACCGGACAGACGACTCTTCATAGAACTAACCGCTAATGTGTTCAgttttattttgaatttatgGAACACTTATACCGAATCATTTTTCATACTGGTATCGAACGGAGCAGACACGAATCAGATACAGGAAGCTTTAGAGAAAGCGTTACTTTTATTACGAATACTTAGAAAACTTATTTTACATGGGTTCGACACAGGTTCCATATCGCAAGAAGCTACATTATTCTTAGAAGTTGTTTTCGAACGTGCGCAAACCTGCCTCGAGTGTC GAAAGACCTTAATCTCGAGAGGAGTACAACTGGAGGCGTGTGACAAATTTACAATTCTCTTGGTTAAAGTGTTGATAGGGGTCCACGAAACGCATTGGTCATATGGCCAGGTTGAACTGATGCCAACCTCCGTAAAGTttactgtattttactgttttacagaTGCCGGTCAAAATTTAACTTTCGAGAGATTTACTATTCAATGTTTAAATTTGTTAAAACGTGTATTAATGCCACACCCACCTTTGAGACTCTTTAAAAGAAGGGACTTGGAACCGGTTGGACGGTCCAAATTGAGGCAAATTGACCTCTTTACCCCTGAAACATTGAGAGAAATCTGCTCGAAACTTGTGACACATTATTTCCTTCTAACTCCTGCTGATTTGGAGTTATGGGATACAGATCCAGAAAACTACT TTTTCGACGAAGTCGGAGAAGTATCAAAATACAGTTTAAGG CCATGTTCGGAATCCGTGTTTTCCAATATTATCCTTCAGTTTAGCGAGATTCTTGCACCAGTTTTGGTCAATTTAATGCAAAGGCACCACCAACCTGTCGATCCAAACAATTTACATGCCATTTTATTAAAAGATGCAGTGTATAATGCTGTTGGTTTGGCTGCCTTTCACTTATATGACGAG GTAAATTTCGATCAATGGTTCTCAACCACTTTGATAGAAGAGCTAAAGATTCGGAATAACAATTATAGAATTATTAGAAGAAGAGTATGTTGGCTTATTGGACGGTGGTCGA GTATCAAACTAAGCAGAGCATTGAGACCAAAGGTGTACGAACTTATGGTCGAAGTTTTAGGCTCGGAAGAGGATTTGGGGGTCCGTTTGGCAGCTAGCGATGCCTTGAAACTTGTAATAGACGATTTTCAATTTAACCCAGAAGAGTTTTCTCCTTATTTGGAAACAGCGTGTACATTATTGTTTTCTCTCTTGAAAGAAGTGACGGAGTGTGATACTAAG ATGCGTGTTTTGTATGTGTTATCATTCATAATCGAACGTGTGGGCAGCGAAATAAACCCATACATTGGGGTTCTTAATTCATATTTACCAATCCTCTGGCAACAATCTGATCAGCATACCATGCTGCGATGTGCTATCATCACGGCACTTGTACATTTGGAGAAG GCTTTAGGTCCTGAAAGTGTTATACTACAACCGCTGGTGATAGGTGTAGTCGCGTTCAGTTGCGACGTCAATCAAGACGAGCATGTTTATTTGTTAGAAGACGGATTGCGATTATGGTCAGCTTTACTGGAGAATACACCTGCACCGACACCAGCCATAATGGATTTGGCTAGGAATCTATGTGCATTGTTAG ATCAATCCGGGGAAAATCTAGGATCatgtttggaaatagttgaagcATACGCAATACTAAGTCCGCAGGAATTTTTAAGTCAAAGAGGGGGACAAGTAGTCGAAACTCTTAGATCGATCATGAGCGACTTGAGATCGGAAGGAGTATACATGGTTCTTATGATATTCGAAACGTTCATGTGCGCAGCGGCTCGACAAGGTGCAGAAATAATTAAGCCTGCTTTGGTGACTGTATTCGA GAACGTGTACAGGGAAGAGGACTCTATACAAGTGATGATTATATGTCTAATAATCGTGGCAAGAGTTTTGTGGTTTTATAAAGATATTTTTATACAG GTAATAAGCGAATTAACCAGAAAGATAGGCGTAAATGAAACGCGCGAAGAGGAGGTTCTTGGGAAAATCATACGTGTATGGGTTAATCAAATGCAAGTCGTCTTCCAGCCAGAGAGACGCAAATTATTAGCACTCGCACTTTGTTCGCTTCTTGGGGCGAACAGTCCTCCGAGTGTGCTTGAACATTTCCCACAAATAATATCTAACATTGTTGAGACTCTTAACGATCTAACCAAATTGGATAACTTAGAATATGACTACATAGGATTCGGTATTGA CTCTTTAACAATTAGTGGACAATCCAACTTATCGGAACACGTGGATGAAGACTATGGCAACGGACATGAACAGCGGAAGAGAAGATTAGCCCTTGGAGATGTTATCACCTCGATATCATTAAAAGATACATTTCAAAATCAG TTACTTGCATTAAGAGGCATAGTTGGAGAGAACCAATTTaatcaaatgatgtcaactcTTAATCCAGCAATAGATAAACAACTCAAGTTTTATATAACCCTATGA